The Mercurialis annua linkage group LG7, ddMerAnnu1.2, whole genome shotgun sequence genome includes the window CAAGGTGAATTCAACTTTTTCTTTCCATTCTGATAAGTTGATTCCCGTGAGAAGTGGGACAGATGAGACAGATGATGACAAATGCGCAGGAAAAGATGCTGCAATTTGTAGAGATACATTAAATTTTAAggcatttaaaacataaacaacacataaaatttgaatatatatgaCAAGAAAATATAGTGCTCTTGTGGGACGTCActataaattctaaaaataataccATTAAAAGTCATTATATTCATCATGCATAATTaagtaatatatttttctttaattagatCCATAAGAAATCTGTGGATTTTCTTAGGCTATATATATTACTTCgttattattaatcaaaatataatttttaattatctgtggataattaatttatatattgacTAATAGATCATAATAATggtaatataatattttatgtaattcataatctttaattgaatttaatagTATAGTTTAATacattaaccttttttttttattatgaatattaaataataaaagttcATAACTAtagtcaaaatttaaaatttaacatacaaatttaataaatacaatATTCACCTCTTCAAATTAATTAGCAAATGTATATAATTTGAAGTCATTAATTCCAACAATTACCTATACAGAATCAATTTGTTGTAATCATCTATACAAAATCAATTTgctgtaaattaaaaaaaaaaaatatgtccaACAATAAATCCCATATAATTCAAAAGATATGGTGAACAGaaacttaaaatttatattctcAAAATAATATTCTAATTCTATGTTATTAATGGCCATAAGTGACGATCAAAGCCATACCAAAAACGTAATGATTAATGGCCATAACAATAGCATAATGATTTACAACCACTTGATTTCTCCAtcattaattagaaaataagtTCATCAtgtaaaagattaaaaaaaaagaccAGTAAGCTCTTTTCGATACAATTACGGCTGATTAAAAAGGCTTATAAATACATTCTGGTTTACGTCTATTAATTTAATGGACAATCATGTGTTCGTTAACctaagctctgataccacatgTAAGTTAATTTACATGAACCCTAAGATCTTTGAACAAACATGATAATCACAAATAGACTAATATAAAGGAGAGATAGAAGAATACCTCCTTCCATAGCGATTACGAATGCTGAATAATAGAATAAACACTATAATGAAGAGTTTCGGTTTCTCTCCTCTTGCCTATATAtcttttagttatgtgtttgttGGTGTGATTTTGTGATGGTCCAAAAGCACTATATATAGGAGAAGAGAGGACCGAAATTCCAATTAGGATTTCCCCTAAAACTTAATCTCAACCGTCCATCAAAGTAGAGTCATAATAGGAAAGGATCTCCTatttaataaccaaatcaatTAGGTATATCTTACTTCCTATAGAAAATAAGATTCCTAATTAGACCATATTACGGGAAAGGAAATAGGCTTGAGGGTCAAGTAAGGACCCTTAAGGTATTTTCTTACAGAGAAtcgacagcaatacaaaaaggTGTTACGCTGTTAAGCGAAATTGTTTGGCTATTTTATCTTGGGGACGCCGTAATTAATTGTATGTTTTGCACAATTCGAGCAGTGTCGTAAAACATTTTAAAGAAAACGACCTAGTACCGCGACTAAGCCAAAAACTTATTCGATAATTTCATTccattttataaactgtttcaacagtatatattgaaattatcttatatatttatttaatagtgGGCATGCTTCGGTTAGGTTCGATTTGTAAATGACTAATATTAAACCAAACCATTTctacaaaaattaaaaccaaatttcACTAGTTTGGtttatgaattatttggttCGGTGAACCGAGTCCTAAAACCAAACGAAAACAATTTTAAACTAAATCAGAccatactaattatttaatcaATCCACTCTCAATTTCGGTCagattcaatttgattttatatgGTTAGATTCAGTTTTTGATCCCACCAACTTtcagtttataaaaataaaataatgtaaatTCATTTAATATGATTTCTACGTAGAATCCTACTTCCTAATATCATATTTAAACATTCAGTTCCTGACTTTGGGATGCTTAAAATATCACATAAACTGAGATTTTCTCAATTGTTTTCTATATATCATCTCTGTTTTAAACAGAACAGAACAGAGCATCTCCATCGTCAGTAATCAGTATAACTTCCTTCCGGTGGATATGACGGCGAAACTAATGCACGCTGTTCAGTACGATAGTTATGGTGGAGGAGCTGCCGCTCTGAAGGTCAGctcttaatattaattttaaatttttgtatctGTTTAGAAATTACAACAGCTAGTTTTCCACTGTTCTGCATGTTAGTCAGGTTAACTCTATAGTCTATGATTACTTAGTGTGTAAGTTGTGTATAAAGTTTTGAGTATTGTAAgttgactttttattttttgcattttagcATGTTGATGTAGCAGTCCCGAGTCCAAAGAACGATGAGATTTTGTTGAGGGTGGAAGCAATTAGTTTAAATCCAGCTGATTGCAAAATTCAAAAGGGCATGGTGCGCCCTTTTTTGCCTCGTAGGTTCCCTTTCATTCCTTGTAAGTAATTTGTCAGAGATTTGTATCTGTGTGCTTTGTCTATGATCGAGGTAGCATGTACACTTCATACAATCAACGCGTCGCGTTTCCAAAACATTTCATGACGTTTTGGACACGCATTTCGCGTGTTTGTGTTCACGTGTTCCGTTTCTGGCGTTCGTGTTCGTGCTACATAGCCTATGATTATGTGAGAGAAACGTGTGATTAGTGTCTATTTCTTGTGGGTAATTACTAATCAGGCTGATAATCTTGCAACCCTTTAGTATAATCAATTAGAAATGATGCTTTGCTTGTCTTTTTTCTAAGAGTTTTTACTATATTTTCAACAGGTACTGATGTGGCAGGAGAAGTTGTAGAGGTTGGAGGAGGAGTCAAAAACTTCCAGCCTGGTGATAAAGTTGTAGCGCATCTCAGTTTTGTAAGCGCTCAAACTCAATCATTCCGTTGCAATTTCCCTCTTTTTAACTGTTATTAGTTCAGGATTGCATGATAAACATCATTGATCGGTACGCAAATCATTGTATTAACTGTTGAAATTTGATGGATTTGAATACTTTGAAATTTGATCAAAACCAAGAGTGTGGAGATTTGAGCAATTGCACATTTGCCAACACTACAGCCCCTTATGTTTTGCTTGTTCTGAATCGCAGGCAAACTGATGCTAATTTGTGAATTTGCATATGCTATTTTACTTTTGCATGTCGTCTCATTTGCAAGTATCAATAATGCTATGCTCTACTAATTGATAGCATACGGGAGGTGGACTGGCCGAGTTTGCAGTGGCCAAGGAGAGTCTCACTGCTGCTAGGCCGCCCGAAGTTTCAGCAGCTGAAGGGTCAACCTTTGGTATTTCTGGTCTCACAGCCCATCAGGCTTTAACTCAGATTGCTGGGATCAAGCTTGATGGAAGTGGCAAGCAGGCAAACATTTTGGTCACTGCCGCCTCAGGTGGCGTTGGTCATTTTGCAGTTCAGCTAGCAAAACTCGGAAATACACATGTAACAGCCACGTGTGGAGCTCGGAACATTGAATTTGTAAAGAGTTTAGGGGCTGATGAGGTTCTAGATTACAAGACTCCTGAGGGAGCAGCGCTGAAGAGCCCATCTGATCGAAAGTATGACGCTGTTATACACTGCGCCACGGGGATTCCTTGGAGTACATTTGAGCCTAATTTGAGTGAACATGGGAAGGTTATAGATTTCACCCCAAATGCTAGCGCAATGATGACTTTTGCTTTCAAGAAACTGACCTTCTCGAAGAAGCAGCTCGTGCCTATGATGGTGACGGTTAAGGCTGAGAATTTGGATTATCTTGCGAAATTAGTGAAGGAAGGGAAGCTGAAGGTAGTTATTGATTCGAAGTATGCATTTAGCAAGGCCGAAGATGCTTGGGCTAAGAGTATCGATGGTCATGCTACTGGAAAGATCGTTGTTGAGCCATAAAATAATATAGTCAGATATTTACTACAGTACTCTATGAAATGTATTCCCTTTGTagattcaataaaaaatatggGATGTATTATGTAAAGGAAGTATTATATGATGTCTGGATCTTGGTGTTTTTGTTATATTTGCTCCTCATTTTTATGTAAATGTTGCATATTCTGTTTGTTATTTGGCTATTGCAACTATATTGTTACGTTTGTTATTCTATAATAATAcctaaaagaaatccaaatgcaTGCCACCGAGGTATAAATATGGCTCTTGCACCAGCCCTGCGTGTAACTTTGGGCTCACCAGCTTCCAAAATAAAAACTCCCATCCAACAACACGTACTAGTCACCATGCAATCCCTCGCCAATTCTATAAGTAACCCTTCAATATTCACACCCAGCAATATTCCTCCACAACACTCAATCAACAATGGCACCGAAGCTTACCATCCTTGTAGCCACTTTCATAGCTCTTCTGTTCTTGGCCGATGCCTCCATACACCGAACCACAGTGATCATCGACGACGAAAACCCGAGCCAGCAAGGCTGTAGTGAGCAGGTCCGCAAGCAGCAGAATCTGAATCGCTGTCGGGATTTTCTGACGGAACGAGCTACCAAGGAGGGCTCGAGGGGTCGTGGGGGCTACTACAACCAACAAGAAGATCTTCGTGCTTGCTGCAACCAGCTTCAGGGATTGGAGTCCCAGTGCATGTGCCAGGGTCTCAAAATGGCTATGCAACAGCGCCAAATGCCTAGTCAGGCTTACAGGATGGCTCAGGACTTGCCATCCATGTGCGGGCTGAAACAAAGCAGATGCGATGAGTTTGGATCACAAGAGATTTTCTAAGTGAAAGTAATGGTGATGTACGTAGTacgtaataataataataacaataatgtaATAAAAGATTGTGACTACATATAGCTTGTAGACACTGGCTATTATAATGATCATATATATTATCGTGGGGAAATATACTTTTTTATGGTTATATGATATTAAACTATGAAGGATCGATACAtgtttcttttagttttatCCACAAAACTATAGTgctataataaaatatttttaattattctatGTAAATAAAATGTTTGCATCAAATACTATTAACatgctttatttttttccactctgttttttatttttataaaaatattgattctTAGTTGAAAAATATGGTAATCTTATTTCACAAATTTATTtgtactagtttcgcattacgtgctacgcacgtggctcgtaacgtaactcgtcaatgtacatatttattataattatatcaatttttatttatatttaatattaaattagttaagaatttttataaaagtaaatataatatatttggttattaaatttttttcatactgaatttatttttctttaggttttattataaacataattaaataattaacttaatattattaataatatctttaaaaataataagaatgaaatttaaagaataatatattgatcaaatacagtgttttaattttgtaattcaatcaaattaaaaaataggtattttCTACTAATttagagacaatttagttattttttacatactaaaatctaaattggagataatttagctacctattctaattaggactttaattataatagtaattaattaaataattaattagttaatgactataaaaaaaatttaataataaactgaaaatgattattcagtaaatttgtctgtcccaccccctccgtgcttttatatatagatatagatatagatatatatcATTGTTCATTTGATGAAATTTAACTTATGACCCAAAAACAAAATCCATTTTTTTAGGATTCCAAATTATACAAGTAATCTAATTCAAATCTCTCAATATATGTCTCATTGTTTCAcaaatttgttttcaaaaatctTCTCCGGCCACCATTTACGACTTCATCGTCGCCAATAACACTACCATCATCGTTACTTCTAATAAAAGCTTCATTCTCCAACATCTCCTCATTCCATAAATACACcatcataaaattttaatttttaaatcttcATGAAAATTGTAACAGTGAAAACAAGATTTAATACTTGGAAACTAGTGCATGCCACATTAGTGCTATGTATACACCATATGAGTAAAATTTTATAGTTggacattattaaaataaaatcatgcatttcaaaataaattgaaaattgtgaatttttgtgaaaatttcataaaaaaaattgtttttttttttgttcatttggcCTAATTTAAAATAACACTACACATAAAATTTGTGTAGAACAGTTTGATATACACAAAGCAGACTGAAAACTATAActaaagtaattattttattaaaactttaTAGTTCAAAAAATAAACCAATAGTATTAGAACAATAGCTTATTATCTTATATTgagatatatatttttgttagaATTGATAATAAATCTActgcttaatgtcttaaaaaaaatttcgacctttcatccccttttcaatcctatcctgacgttgaaaatttgttaattttactctgttttatattttttttcattacaattgtaccttgaagcataaaattaacctttttttatttgacaaaaattcaaaacaactTCTTTAAAAATgctcaatttaatataaaaagttaatctaatgcaaaaatggtcaatttagaaattgtttttgaacttttgtcatataaaaaaaggtcaatatgctttaggatacaattgaaatgaaaaaatataaaatagggtaaATTGCAACGTTAAGGTAGAATTGAAAAGAGAATAAAAAGTCGGGAgtttttaagatattaggcctAAATCTATTAGATTGCTTTCAAAATATGCAAATTTCAAGAatataatttcaaaatcaaaagtaat containing:
- the LOC126655166 gene encoding chloroplast envelope quinone oxidoreductase homolog isoform X2, with amino-acid sequence MTAKLMHAVQYDSYGGGAAALKHVDVAVPSPKNDEILLRVEAISLNPADCKIQKGMVRPFLPRTDVAGEVVEVGGGVKNFQPGDKVVAHLSFHTGGGLAEFAVAKESLTAARPPEVSAAEGSTFGISGLTAHQALTQIAGIKLDGSGKQANILVTAASGGVGHFAVQLAKLGNTHVTATCGARNIEFVKSLGADEVLDYKTPEGAALKSPSDRKYDAVIHCATGIPWSTFEPNLSEHGKVIDFTPNASAMMTFAFKKLTFSKKQLVPMMVTVKAENLDYLAKLVKEGKLKVVIDSKYAFSKAEDAWAKSIDGHATGKIVVEP
- the LOC126655166 gene encoding chloroplast envelope quinone oxidoreductase homolog isoform X1 → MTAKLMHAVQYDSYGGGAAALKHVDVAVPSPKNDEILLRVEAISLNPADCKIQKGMVRPFLPRRFPFIPCTDVAGEVVEVGGGVKNFQPGDKVVAHLSFHTGGGLAEFAVAKESLTAARPPEVSAAEGSTFGISGLTAHQALTQIAGIKLDGSGKQANILVTAASGGVGHFAVQLAKLGNTHVTATCGARNIEFVKSLGADEVLDYKTPEGAALKSPSDRKYDAVIHCATGIPWSTFEPNLSEHGKVIDFTPNASAMMTFAFKKLTFSKKQLVPMMVTVKAENLDYLAKLVKEGKLKVVIDSKYAFSKAEDAWAKSIDGHATGKIVVEP
- the LOC126657099 gene encoding 2S seed storage albumin protein-like, coding for MAPKLTILVATFIALLFLADASIHRTTVIIDDENPSQQGCSEQVRKQQNLNRCRDFLTERATKEGSRGRGGYYNQQEDLRACCNQLQGLESQCMCQGLKMAMQQRQMPSQAYRMAQDLPSMCGLKQSRCDEFGSQEIF